The genomic window CGCCCCTGATCGCTTTCTCTGTTATCTCGTTTATGTTTGTGAGCCAATCATCCATTATCCGTGCTACTTTATTCTCGATCGTTGCAACCCCCGCGCCGGTACTACTACTCTGTGATATAATTTGCGCTGTTGCCACCTTCGGGTCATCTATTCGTCTGCCTATCTCTGATAATATCTTTATATATACCTCTTGAACGCCCTCCACTCTATCCACGATCTCATTGGCTATTTTAATGGCGAGCAAATTATAGATTTTTCCTGTATGGTTCACAGGATTCTTTCCCGCTGCTCCTTCCATGCTTATCGGTCTATTCGGTGTGATAAGTCCATTACAGCGGTTGCCTCGACCCGCTGCACCGTCATCACCCATCTCTGCAGATGTACCAGTTACCGTCATATAGACTGAGTGAGGCGTATCAGCTTGATTTATATGAGTTGTAACTGCTCTTTCGGTATATCTTGTAGCGATACCGGTAACAAACTCTTTTAAACCCTCTTTTATCGCCTCGTAGTGGTCATAATCCTCCACATACTTAGATACAAACGCATCGCCTACTGTCAGGTTTATTCTGTCGCCCTGCCTGAGTACCATTACTTTCATATCCTCCCCTATCGCTTTCTCTCTGTAACGATAATCTGACATCACCATGCCTTCTGTATCGAGAGCAATAGATTCAGCCTCTGATAGTGGCGCATGAGCAACGCCAAAGGATGTATCATTTGCCACTGGTATCTCCCGGTCCTTCTCTTTAAATACTGTTAACAGGTCTGAAGA from Methanophagales archaeon includes these protein-coding regions:
- a CDS encoding methionine adenosyltransferase; the encoded protein is MSKNEQKRNIRVEFMNKMPVEEQKVEMVERKGLGHPDSLCDGIADALSVALCREYKKRCGMILHHNTDKVQLVAGRSNPRYGGGEVTSPIYIMLGGRATRECEGEEIPVDVIALQAAREYLKQNVRNLDVDRHVVVDSKLGKGSSDLLTVFKEKDREIPVANDTSFGVAHAPLSEAESIALDTEGMVMSDYRYREKAIGEDMKVMVLRQGDRINLTVGDAFVSKYVEDYDHYEAIKEGLKEFVTGIATRYTERAVTTHINQADTPHSVYMTVTGTSAEMGDDGAAGRGNRCNGLITPNRPISMEGAAGKNPVNHTGKIYNLLAIKIANEIVDRVEGVQEVYIKILSEIGRRIDDPKVATAQIISQSSSTGAGVATIENKVARIMDDWLTNINEITEKAIRGELKTF